In the Flavobacterium pallidum genome, one interval contains:
- a CDS encoding T9SS type B sorting domain-containing protein, protein MKKSLFLLMLLASFAGFSQAISVNTTTYNPDQLVNEVLISGQCNTAQGVVAQTGTNFGSVNGIGYFENTSNNPNFPFAKGVVLSTGDVTKIPGVNPATPNTTTLSDGNAAWTGDADLQNILLQSGITFNSTNASFLKFNFVPVSANFSFDFVFASEEYGALQCNFSDAFAFILTDNNTGISKNLALVNGSSPISVATIRNNTYNSTCPSVNPNFFGAYNGSGFGPAINFNGQTIKMTASDVVDITHTYTIKLVIADGVDSNNNPSPLYDSAVFFGANTFNIGSEVLGLDYTATNATATPPRDAICPGGIMPTLAPVTPLPAGTIYEWLKDGQPYSPAQTGPTLNLQALGENTTHTYTLHYTRQNCDPFDDSIIVEVYNPLFAPQPPNLFKSCEASNATHSFDLTPNTTFMMAGLPSDAIITYHATQNNANNNVSPLSTTQVVTHAAAVAGVTIYARIQSGTSPCFETKSFLLKYTPDPVINTPNMATPAVAAIFTKCASNYPTLPARANFNLAQITPIILGSQDPTAYVVRYYISATNAQTGTSPLTNLNNQTTKDIFVRVELIGNPGCFVVLPAAAPAFTITATPKAPIETLDDVVICSSSAGYALPALTEPTSKYFTDTDGGGTELAVGALINTTQEIFIYNNPGGNICPNESSFQVTKVNLTSWTQDIPSTPICTQFLLPELPYGVYVPNDAAPGTGNVPIPAGSPINTTTTLYVHVDSEGFTTACFDRKPVSINIIPFTPIVDGDYPNQFNCNTYILGTNMPNNPQVTYWTGPNQTGTQKFFGDPITVNNTTIYLHQQSGPCTNDDVSFNVLTSLTPNPFPFNNGQTFNTCSNFTLPALTIGEYHTAPQSAGGGSVIPAGALTTAGQNVIFVYVPGQPCTYAPGGTDYKFTVNITLAPIPAIADVPAQCDFYVLPSNPYGGPGGSKYYEGTYPNGVLVADNNNPNNYVVTGAGVHTFYLGKTQQTCHVEEYFTVTINDTPIVDIFADAVAPCNSTTYTLPTLTHPGGFYNQPGGVDPIAGNTITQTTSGVRTIYVYQPGTTPGVCDAEDSFTVSFSIVDVPVVPNQYTCDDDFVLPAIPNNFGDYYDAPGGPAGTGTKLVMPYHVIRNVPGATETRTFYLYADDGEPVPCRDETSFTVTQYAQPVINAFTDVNVCGSYTLPAYSSFSTTPANAVNHYYTQPGGLGTELMPNDVISTTTPIYVYAGIISPENTVACYTEAVWNINITPYPVITPAVADIAGCDQVILAPLTTGNYFSDAAHTTPITNLTLTTSQTVYVMAVNNPNNCETTDSFDVNITTSPVLSVSDPVDGDTTLEVCDQYILPAYNDAMFTVSTGSVDHYFLSSGTEVFPGNAINTSDVITITAHNGTCANTTPVTLTVNISATPILAPVTDLAGCDQVVLPAITVGNYYNDSAHTSQITNLTLTASQPVYVYAESATNPNCNDSDTFNVNVTITPVLDPADYADIYRCQPYILPALITPGAGYYTGPNGTGTQIAPGTEISTTTTLFVYAINGTCAAPNEDKLISIYQVETLPPYNGCDAYLLPALTTPNANYYTGQGGTGNMLTAGTSIDTTQTIYIFGTDPSGGCTSETSFIVTKLADAVANQVTDPALLIVCDSDANPDDFVTSIDLDKFTASVLGSQNPADFTVTYYPSFIDQEMQTNAITTDGTPAPDSAVNPVWARIQNATGCNANTEILTNVVPQPHIDADLSGIICIDPDTGEVTAAYIESGYPGGTGAGSYSFTWTDADDVVVATTPNLQTTEAGTYHLVIRANGVNMCESAPITVNIIESARPASVNVTTTGWFTDHQTITIEAIPYIGTSTANFVYSLDGQEPQTEAVFENVSGGVHEILVSDINGCGATPAPFSVELVSSPTYFTPNGDGINDVWTLNGMNNIAPGSVSRIQIFDRYGKLVTQITSNGPGWDGNISGQPLPADDYWFTLIYVDPLTGNPKEYKSHFSLVR, encoded by the coding sequence ATGAAAAAAAGTTTATTTTTATTGATGTTATTGGCATCGTTTGCAGGTTTTTCGCAGGCGATATCGGTGAACACGACAACGTACAATCCTGACCAGCTGGTGAATGAAGTCCTGATTAGCGGGCAATGTAATACAGCTCAGGGTGTAGTGGCACAAACTGGTACGAATTTCGGTTCCGTAAATGGGATCGGGTACTTCGAGAATACCAGTAACAACCCTAATTTCCCATTTGCAAAAGGGGTTGTATTGTCAACAGGTGACGTGACCAAAATTCCTGGAGTCAATCCGGCTACTCCTAACACTACCACACTCAGTGATGGTAATGCGGCCTGGACCGGAGATGCTGATCTTCAGAATATTCTTTTACAATCGGGGATCACTTTTAATTCGACCAATGCGTCATTCCTGAAGTTCAATTTTGTACCGGTTTCAGCAAACTTCAGTTTTGATTTCGTTTTCGCTTCTGAAGAATATGGTGCATTACAGTGTAATTTCTCTGATGCTTTTGCTTTTATCCTTACTGATAACAATACCGGAATTTCTAAAAACCTAGCTCTTGTGAATGGCAGTTCGCCAATTTCTGTGGCTACCATCAGGAATAATACTTACAACTCTACTTGTCCTTCAGTAAACCCGAATTTTTTTGGAGCGTATAATGGTAGCGGTTTCGGCCCTGCTATCAACTTCAATGGACAAACGATTAAGATGACTGCTTCGGATGTTGTGGATATTACGCACACTTACACCATTAAACTTGTTATTGCTGATGGTGTGGATTCAAATAACAACCCGAGCCCGCTATACGATTCTGCTGTATTTTTTGGCGCCAATACCTTTAATATCGGTAGTGAAGTCTTAGGACTTGACTATACCGCTACCAATGCTACTGCAACGCCTCCGAGGGATGCTATCTGTCCTGGTGGAATTATGCCAACTTTGGCTCCTGTAACTCCGCTGCCAGCCGGAACTATTTACGAATGGCTCAAAGACGGGCAACCTTATTCACCAGCACAAACAGGCCCTACCTTAAACCTTCAGGCATTGGGTGAAAATACCACGCACACGTATACATTACATTATACAAGGCAAAATTGCGATCCTTTTGATGATTCGATCATTGTAGAAGTATACAATCCATTGTTTGCACCGCAACCGCCTAATTTGTTCAAATCATGTGAAGCCAGTAATGCAACGCACAGTTTTGACCTGACGCCAAACACTACATTTATGATGGCAGGCCTTCCTTCTGATGCCATCATTACTTACCATGCTACACAGAACAATGCGAACAACAACGTAAGTCCGCTATCTACAACGCAAGTGGTTACACATGCTGCTGCAGTGGCCGGTGTTACGATTTATGCAAGAATCCAAAGCGGTACTTCACCTTGTTTTGAAACCAAGTCATTCCTGTTGAAGTATACGCCAGATCCTGTGATAAATACGCCTAACATGGCTACGCCGGCTGTTGCGGCTATTTTCACTAAATGCGCGAGCAATTACCCTACTTTACCGGCAAGGGCCAATTTCAACCTGGCGCAGATTACCCCTATCATCCTTGGTTCGCAGGACCCTACAGCTTATGTGGTAAGGTATTATATTTCGGCTACAAATGCACAGACCGGAACGTCGCCATTAACGAACCTGAATAACCAGACGACAAAGGATATTTTTGTGAGGGTGGAATTAATAGGTAACCCAGGTTGTTTTGTAGTGCTTCCGGCAGCCGCTCCAGCTTTTACCATTACTGCTACACCAAAAGCTCCAATTGAAACACTTGATGACGTTGTAATATGCAGCAGCAGTGCTGGTTATGCGCTTCCTGCATTGACTGAGCCAACATCCAAGTATTTTACGGATACTGATGGAGGAGGAACCGAACTAGCTGTTGGTGCCTTAATCAATACGACTCAGGAAATTTTTATTTACAATAACCCGGGCGGTAATATCTGCCCGAACGAAAGTAGCTTTCAAGTCACAAAAGTAAATTTGACTTCCTGGACACAGGATATCCCATCAACTCCAATTTGTACACAGTTTTTACTTCCGGAATTGCCATATGGGGTGTATGTTCCAAACGATGCTGCTCCAGGCACTGGAAATGTACCAATTCCTGCGGGTTCTCCGATTAATACCACGACTACATTATACGTGCATGTTGATTCCGAAGGTTTCACTACAGCTTGTTTTGACAGGAAGCCGGTTTCTATAAATATTATACCATTTACTCCTATTGTTGATGGGGATTACCCGAATCAATTCAATTGCAACACCTATATATTAGGAACAAACATGCCTAATAATCCACAGGTAACCTATTGGACAGGGCCAAACCAGACTGGTACACAGAAGTTCTTTGGTGACCCGATCACTGTAAACAATACGACAATCTACCTTCACCAGCAGTCAGGTCCTTGTACGAATGATGATGTATCGTTTAATGTACTTACAAGCCTGACACCAAACCCATTCCCTTTCAATAACGGCCAGACTTTCAATACCTGTTCTAATTTCACACTGCCTGCATTGACTATCGGGGAATACCATACCGCGCCACAATCTGCCGGAGGCGGTTCCGTAATACCTGCCGGAGCGTTGACTACCGCCGGACAAAACGTAATATTCGTTTATGTTCCTGGCCAGCCATGTACTTATGCACCTGGTGGAACAGATTATAAGTTTACTGTAAATATCACGTTGGCGCCAATACCTGCCATTGCGGATGTTCCTGCACAATGTGATTTTTATGTACTTCCTTCTAACCCTTATGGCGGACCCGGCGGATCCAAATATTATGAAGGAACATACCCTAATGGTGTGCTTGTAGCCGATAACAACAACCCTAACAATTATGTTGTTACCGGAGCCGGAGTACACACGTTCTATCTTGGCAAAACCCAACAGACCTGCCATGTGGAGGAATACTTTACCGTAACTATTAACGATACACCTATTGTGGATATTTTTGCGGATGCAGTGGCACCTTGTAACTCAACTACGTATACATTGCCTACTTTAACGCATCCAGGCGGTTTTTACAACCAGCCAGGTGGAGTAGATCCAATTGCCGGAAACACAATTACACAAACCACTTCAGGTGTGCGGACTATTTATGTATATCAGCCAGGGACTACGCCTGGAGTATGTGATGCCGAAGACAGCTTCACGGTATCATTCAGTATCGTGGATGTTCCTGTAGTACCTAATCAATATACTTGTGATGATGATTTCGTATTGCCGGCAATCCCAAACAACTTTGGTGACTATTACGATGCGCCAGGCGGACCAGCAGGAACAGGAACCAAACTTGTAATGCCTTATCACGTAATCAGGAATGTTCCTGGAGCAACCGAAACAAGGACTTTTTACCTGTATGCGGATGATGGCGAGCCAGTACCTTGTAGGGATGAAACATCGTTTACTGTAACGCAATATGCGCAACCTGTAATCAATGCATTTACTGATGTGAATGTGTGTGGTTCTTACACTTTACCAGCATACAGTTCGTTCTCAACAACACCGGCCAATGCAGTGAATCATTATTATACGCAACCTGGCGGACTGGGAACGGAATTGATGCCAAACGATGTGATTTCTACAACCACTCCTATTTATGTATATGCAGGTATTATTTCGCCTGAAAATACGGTAGCTTGTTACACGGAAGCGGTTTGGAATATTAACATTACACCTTATCCTGTAATTACACCTGCTGTTGCTGATATCGCAGGTTGTGACCAGGTTATTTTAGCACCGCTGACGACTGGAAATTATTTTAGCGATGCCGCACATACCACTCCAATCACGAACTTGACGCTGACTACGAGCCAGACTGTATATGTAATGGCTGTCAACAATCCTAACAACTGTGAAACCACTGATAGTTTTGATGTAAACATTACAACATCACCTGTACTGTCAGTAAGTGACCCTGTGGATGGCGACACCACTCTGGAAGTATGTGACCAATATATATTACCAGCATACAATGATGCTATGTTTACGGTTTCTACCGGATCAGTTGATCATTATTTCCTTTCATCAGGAACAGAAGTATTCCCTGGTAACGCAATCAATACATCTGATGTCATTACCATTACAGCTCACAATGGTACCTGTGCAAATACAACTCCTGTGACGCTTACCGTAAACATTTCTGCTACGCCAATATTAGCACCTGTGACAGATCTTGCAGGTTGTGATCAGGTGGTATTGCCAGCGATTACGGTAGGTAATTATTACAACGATTCTGCGCATACCAGCCAAATCACGAATTTGACGCTTACTGCCAGTCAACCTGTATATGTATACGCTGAAAGTGCCACGAATCCAAATTGTAATGATTCAGACACTTTTAACGTTAACGTAACCATTACGCCTGTATTGGATCCGGCTGATTATGCTGATATTTACAGATGCCAGCCTTATATATTGCCTGCGCTAATCACTCCAGGAGCTGGCTACTATACAGGACCAAACGGTACTGGAACGCAAATCGCTCCAGGAACAGAAATTTCTACGACAACTACGCTTTTCGTATATGCCATTAACGGTACCTGTGCCGCTCCAAATGAAGATAAGCTTATCAGCATTTACCAGGTGGAAACTCTTCCTCCTTACAATGGTTGCGACGCGTATCTTTTACCAGCACTCACTACTCCTAACGCCAACTACTATACTGGTCAGGGAGGAACAGGAAACATGCTGACTGCAGGCACATCAATCGACACGACACAAACCATTTATATATTTGGAACTGATCCTTCAGGTGGCTGTACAAGTGAAACATCGTTTATTGTAACCAAACTGGCAGATGCAGTAGCCAATCAGGTAACAGACCCTGCATTGCTTATAGTTTGTGACAGCGATGCCAATCCAGATGATTTCGTAACGTCTATTGACCTTGATAAATTTACTGCTTCAGTATTAGGATCACAAAACCCTGCTGATTTTACTGTAACATATTATCCTTCCTTTATAGATCAGGAAATGCAGACAAATGCCATCACTACTGATGGTACCCCTGCTCCGGATAGCGCCGTAAACCCAGTTTGGGCACGTATCCAGAATGCTACAGGATGTAATGCCAATACTGAGATCCTTACCAATGTTGTCCCACAACCGCACATTGATGCTGATTTAAGCGGTATTATTTGTATCGATCCTGATACAGGAGAAGTAACAGCTGCTTATATTGAGAGTGGTTATCCTGGTGGAACAGGTGCCGGTTCTTACAGCTTTACATGGACTGATGCAGATGATGTTGTAGTGGCCACTACGCCTAATTTGCAAACGACAGAAGCTGGAACTTACCACCTTGTTATCCGTGCGAATGGAGTAAATATGTGTGAATCTGCTCCAATAACAGTAAACATCATCGAATCTGCAAGACCTGCAAGCGTTAATGTAACGACTACAGGTTGGTTTACCGACCACCAGACTATTACTATTGAGGCGATACCTTATATAGGTACAAGTACTGCCAACTTTGTTTATTCACTGGATGGACAAGAGCCACAGACTGAAGCGGTGTTCGAAAATGTTTCAGGTGGAGTCCATGAAATCCTTGTAAGTGATATTAATGGTTGTGGTGCTACTCCTGCACCGTTCTCTGTAGAATTGGTAAGCAGCCCAACCTATTTCACACCGAATGGTGATGGTATCAATGATGTATGGACGCTGAACGGCATGAACAATATTGCTCCAGGTTCAGTTTCCCGAATCCAGATTTTCGACCGTTATGGAAAGTTGGTAACACAAATTACATCAAACGGACCAGGATGGGATGGAAACATCAGTGGACAGCCTTTACCGGCCGACGATTACTGGTTCACGCTGATTTATGTAGATCCTTTAACGGGCAATCCTAAAGAATACAAATCGCACTTCTCTTTAGTACGATAA
- the argS gene encoding arginine--tRNA ligase, whose amino-acid sequence MDLQQILTVKIKDAIRILFDIDIDKIEFQVTRKDFEGDVTLVLFPLLKQLKSGLPYLGNEIGTFLVENTDLVTRFNVVSGFLNLVIDDTYYITYFNSIKSDADFGFVTPAEGSKSVMVEYSSPNTNKPLHLGHVRNILLGSSVAEIIKASGKNVYKTQIINDRGIHICKSMIAWQQFGQNETPESSGLKGDKVVGNFYVAFDKEYKTQINELMAQGQSEDEAKKKAPIMLEAQQMLLDWEAGKPEVIALWEKMNQWVYSGFAETYKRLGVNFDKNYYESDTYLLGKEVVQFGLEKGIFEKDPDGSVWIDLTNEGLDRKIVLRSDGTAVYMTQDIGTAIQRVKDFPDVGGMVYTVGNEQDYHFKVLFLILKKLGFDWAESLFHLSYGMVDLPSGKMKSREGTVVDADDLISEMVDTAGKISEELGKLDGYSDEEKKRLHEIIGLGALKYYILKVDPKKRILFNPEESVDFAGNTGPFIQYTYARIQSIIRKADFDFSAEIVNNVLDPKEKELIKLLQLFPEVIQNAADMHSPALIANYTYELVKEYNSFYQAVPILGASDPSQKSLRVQLSKKVADTIASAFALLGIQVPERM is encoded by the coding sequence ATGGATTTACAACAGATTTTGACCGTAAAAATCAAAGATGCGATACGCATTTTATTTGATATTGATATTGACAAAATCGAGTTTCAGGTCACAAGAAAGGATTTTGAAGGGGACGTCACCCTCGTGCTCTTTCCATTGCTTAAACAGTTAAAAAGTGGTTTACCCTACTTGGGAAATGAAATTGGCACGTTTCTTGTTGAAAACACCGATCTGGTGACCCGTTTCAACGTAGTTTCCGGTTTCCTCAACCTCGTGATTGACGACACCTATTATATAACGTATTTCAATTCCATTAAATCAGATGCCGATTTCGGTTTTGTAACGCCTGCTGAAGGTTCAAAATCGGTGATGGTCGAATATTCTTCACCCAATACCAACAAACCGCTGCACCTCGGCCATGTCCGCAACATCCTCCTGGGTTCTTCCGTCGCCGAAATCATTAAGGCATCTGGTAAAAATGTATATAAAACCCAGATCATTAACGACCGCGGCATCCATATTTGTAAATCGATGATTGCCTGGCAGCAGTTTGGGCAAAATGAAACGCCGGAATCCTCAGGTTTGAAAGGGGATAAGGTAGTCGGGAATTTCTACGTGGCGTTTGATAAGGAATATAAAACCCAGATAAATGAGTTGATGGCTCAGGGCCAAAGCGAAGACGAAGCCAAAAAGAAGGCCCCGATCATGCTCGAAGCCCAGCAGATGCTGCTTGATTGGGAAGCCGGTAAACCGGAAGTGATCGCGCTTTGGGAAAAAATGAACCAATGGGTGTATTCCGGTTTCGCTGAAACCTATAAACGCCTTGGCGTAAATTTCGATAAAAATTATTATGAAAGCGATACCTATTTATTAGGGAAGGAAGTGGTGCAGTTCGGACTTGAAAAAGGCATCTTCGAAAAAGATCCTGACGGGTCCGTTTGGATTGACCTTACCAACGAAGGCCTTGACCGTAAAATCGTACTGCGTTCCGATGGTACCGCTGTTTATATGACGCAGGATATCGGCACCGCCATCCAGCGTGTAAAAGATTTCCCTGATGTAGGCGGGATGGTGTACACGGTCGGGAACGAACAGGATTATCATTTCAAAGTACTGTTCCTGATTTTGAAAAAACTCGGTTTTGACTGGGCCGAATCGCTATTCCATCTTTCTTACGGGATGGTGGATTTGCCTTCCGGAAAGATGAAAAGCCGCGAAGGCACTGTTGTCGATGCCGATGACCTTATTTCAGAAATGGTCGACACGGCCGGAAAGATTTCAGAAGAACTCGGCAAGCTCGACGGCTATTCCGATGAGGAAAAGAAACGCCTGCACGAAATTATTGGCCTCGGCGCATTGAAATATTATATATTAAAGGTAGACCCGAAAAAACGGATCCTTTTCAACCCGGAGGAATCCGTAGATTTTGCTGGTAATACAGGGCCTTTCATCCAGTATACTTATGCCAGGATCCAGTCCATCATCCGCAAAGCTGATTTTGATTTTTCAGCAGAGATTGTTAATAATGTTCTGGACCCGAAAGAAAAAGAACTCATCAAGTTACTCCAGCTTTTTCCTGAAGTGATCCAAAATGCCGCTGATATGCACAGTCCGGCCCTGATTGCGAATTACACTTACGAACTGGTCAAAGAATACAATTCGTTTTACCAGGCGGTACCGATTTTAGGGGCCAGCGATCCTTCACAAAAGTCCCTCCGTGTGCAGCTTTCCAAAAAAGTAGCCGATACCATCGCATCCGCTTTTGCGTTGCTCGGCATCCAGGTGCCTGAGCGCATGTAA
- a CDS encoding GDSL-type esterase/lipase family protein, whose protein sequence is MNPKSYFFRSFLIVLLSAIFFLGVKRILPKRIFSEKAGNVRNVLVDSMLIDAFEAETDSSRADIGDTLANQPITYYETNGIKFPEEPYEDYKGNQYLIPFYEKLYQLETAQNGNVRIAYFGDSMTDGDMIVQDLRNNFQNRYGGKGVGFVAITSESAASRSSIVHEYSANWKMQSYLNVKHPLRPFGINGHVFFANDTVKPAWVKYKNGKYTAQLDNPTLFYGSADNKKGEISYVIGKDTLHKKLVADNLLNTLTLSQGGLKSVKVDFKNARTVPVYGFNFDDGKGVHIDNFSQRGNSGIPISNFDVALMKAFQKKLNYDLIVLHYGTNVLNYGTKDYGWYERSMTRTVNRLRECFPGVSILIISTADKSTKYDTEMKTDSAVVPLSRAQKHYALKTGAGFVNLYTLMGGDGSMVKWVEESPAMANKDYTHFNFRGAKKVAAMIYNQLSQGYDEFKILRKKRDNDGKEIEEHPGDSINPENEVPDEE, encoded by the coding sequence GTGAATCCTAAATCGTATTTTTTCCGCTCTTTCCTGATCGTCCTGCTGTCAGCCATATTCTTTTTGGGTGTCAAAAGGATCCTGCCGAAAAGGATTTTTTCCGAAAAGGCGGGGAATGTGAGAAATGTGCTCGTCGACAGCATGCTCATCGACGCCTTTGAAGCGGAAACGGATTCTTCACGTGCAGATATCGGCGATACGCTTGCCAACCAGCCCATTACATATTATGAAACCAATGGGATCAAATTCCCTGAAGAGCCATACGAGGATTACAAAGGGAACCAATACCTGATTCCATTTTACGAGAAATTATACCAGCTCGAAACCGCCCAAAACGGGAATGTCCGCATCGCCTATTTCGGCGATTCCATGACCGATGGCGATATGATCGTGCAGGATTTAAGAAACAATTTCCAAAACCGTTACGGAGGGAAAGGCGTCGGTTTCGTGGCGATTACCTCTGAATCCGCAGCTTCGCGCAGTTCCATCGTACATGAATATTCTGCGAACTGGAAAATGCAGTCCTACCTGAATGTGAAACATCCGTTGCGTCCTTTCGGCATAAACGGACATGTGTTTTTTGCCAATGATACCGTGAAACCGGCGTGGGTGAAATATAAAAACGGAAAGTACACCGCGCAGCTCGACAATCCGACGCTTTTCTACGGAAGTGCCGATAATAAAAAAGGCGAAATCAGTTATGTCATTGGAAAAGATACTTTGCATAAAAAGCTGGTTGCCGATAATCTATTGAATACGCTGACTTTATCACAGGGCGGACTCAAATCCGTAAAGGTTGATTTTAAGAACGCACGTACTGTCCCGGTATATGGTTTTAATTTCGATGACGGAAAAGGGGTTCATATCGACAATTTCTCACAACGCGGGAACTCCGGGATCCCGATCTCGAATTTCGATGTCGCGCTGATGAAGGCGTTCCAGAAAAAACTCAATTATGACCTGATCGTATTGCATTACGGTACGAATGTATTGAATTATGGCACAAAGGATTACGGCTGGTATGAACGAAGCATGACACGCACCGTGAACCGCCTTCGCGAATGTTTTCCTGGTGTTTCCATCCTGATTATTTCCACCGCCGACAAATCGACCAAATACGATACGGAAATGAAAACCGATTCTGCCGTCGTACCATTAAGCCGTGCGCAGAAACATTATGCGCTGAAAACCGGAGCCGGTTTTGTAAACCTCTACACCCTGATGGGCGGTGATGGTTCGATGGTAAAATGGGTCGAGGAATCCCCAGCCATGGCCAACAAGGATTATACACATTTCAATTTCCGTGGCGCTAAAAAAGTGGCGGCTATGATTTACAATCAGTTGAGCCAGGGCTACGACGAGTTTAAGATATTGAGGAAGAAAAGGGATAATGATGGCAAGGAAATCGAGGAGCATCCAGGTGACAGCATCAATCCTGAAAATGAAGTGCCAGATGAGGAATAA
- a CDS encoding GDSL-type esterase/lipase family protein gives MMARKSRSIQVTASILKMKCQMRNKLFLVLILLFSLPQMHAQVVDSTLVETDSVEVDTIPIIIPENGIQNPMAISAFLEKLYKLEKNHSGKINIVHIGDSHIQADLMTNRVRESLQAFFGNGGRGFIFPHSLAKTNGSWDVKFTSNGSWENHRIVSSVNVSKVGLSGIALTSRNDDFAIELNAKEQDNFFNTIKIITPDNEDTFNIATAKRTISFESNVPKSITHKIKNGEALSIIADKYNVSIAQLKKANGLKNDRIRAGKTLKIPSNEMQKKKIERSEFIPLPLLADDDSHFYVTQERLDKIYLLPNKTANNCTLNGIVIENNDPGIIYHNIGVNGAKLSDYNKYPMFFEQLKALQPDLIVVALGTNESFDKMKSEDYMIQLELFMQNVRKQETGTEILVATPSPSMFRRKIPNVYVADYAQKILNVAAENNYAVWDMYAQLGGLYGVTRNYRQGFMAGDRVHYSKAGYEKQGDLLSDAILATFRNYKNSKQ, from the coding sequence ATGATGGCAAGGAAATCGAGGAGCATCCAGGTGACAGCATCAATCCTGAAAATGAAGTGCCAGATGAGGAATAAATTATTTTTAGTATTGATTTTGTTGTTTTCGCTTCCGCAGATGCATGCGCAGGTGGTTGACTCTACTTTGGTGGAAACGGACTCGGTTGAAGTGGACACCATTCCGATTATCATTCCGGAAAACGGCATCCAGAACCCGATGGCGATTTCCGCTTTCCTTGAGAAACTGTACAAACTCGAAAAAAACCATTCGGGCAAAATCAATATCGTGCACATTGGGGATTCCCACATCCAGGCTGATCTGATGACAAACCGGGTGCGAGAATCGCTGCAGGCTTTTTTCGGAAACGGTGGCCGCGGCTTCATTTTTCCACACAGCCTTGCAAAGACGAACGGCTCGTGGGACGTGAAGTTTACATCGAACGGAAGTTGGGAAAACCACCGCATCGTATCATCCGTAAACGTTAGTAAGGTTGGGCTTAGCGGTATCGCGCTGACTTCCAGAAACGATGATTTTGCCATTGAGCTCAATGCGAAGGAGCAGGACAATTTCTTCAATACGATTAAAATCATCACGCCGGATAATGAGGATACTTTCAACATCGCTACGGCCAAAAGAACCATTTCGTTTGAATCGAACGTGCCGAAATCCATTACGCATAAAATCAAGAACGGAGAAGCTTTATCAATCATAGCTGATAAATACAACGTTTCCATAGCACAGCTCAAAAAGGCAAATGGTTTGAAAAACGACCGCATTCGCGCCGGAAAAACGCTGAAGATTCCATCAAACGAAATGCAGAAAAAGAAGATTGAGCGTTCTGAATTTATCCCTTTACCGTTATTGGCAGATGATGACAGCCACTTTTATGTCACGCAGGAACGCCTCGACAAGATATACCTGTTGCCGAATAAAACCGCAAATAATTGCACCCTAAACGGAATCGTTATTGAGAATAATGATCCTGGAATCATTTACCATAATATTGGGGTAAATGGCGCGAAACTTTCGGATTATAACAAATATCCGATGTTTTTTGAGCAATTGAAAGCCCTGCAGCCCGATTTGATTGTAGTGGCTTTAGGCACGAATGAATCTTTTGACAAAATGAAATCGGAAGATTATATGATACAATTGGAATTGTTCATGCAAAATGTCCGAAAACAGGAAACCGGCACAGAAATCCTCGTTGCGACACCTTCACCTTCGATGTTCAGGAGGAAAATTCCGAATGTATATGTTGCGGATTATGCGCAGAAAATCCTGAACGTTGCCGCTGAAAATAATTATGCAGTCTGGGATATGTATGCGCAGTTGGGCGGTTTATATGGCGTGACGCGCAACTACAGGCAGGGATTTATGGCCGGGGACCGGGTGCATTATTCTAAAGCGGGCTATGAAAAGCAAGGCGATTTGCTTAGCGATGCCATTCTCGCGACATTCCGCAATTATAAAAATTCGAAACAATAA